The following nucleotide sequence is from Cumulibacter manganitolerans.
GACCGGAGGCGCCGCCGCCACCAGTGGTACCGCGTTCTCCCCGACCGTCATCGCGACGTTCATCTACGGTGCGCTGATCGTGCTGATCATCATGTTCGAGCCGCGCGGCTTCGCCGGCATCGGCGACCGGATCCTCGGCCTGTTCACCGGGCGCGGCCGGAAGAACACCGCCGGCCTCGTCGACTCCGGTGACCAGCCGGGCGGCCGCGAGGACGCCGATCCCACCGAGGGCACGGACGCCGAGACGAAGGTCTAGCGAGCCCAACCCACAACTGCATACGCAGCACCCTCCCTTCTGGGGCCGCCTTCGGGCGGCCCCAGAAGTCGTTTCGCGACCTGTCCCGCGTTGTGACATGGTTCACCGAGGCCTGGAAAATGACGTGGATGTCAGGTTTGCTTAGCGGAGCGATCACCTTCCTGGGTGCCCGATCCTCGACAGCACAGGAGCCATTTCATGAAGCGCATGACGACGGCCGTCGGAGCAGGGCTCACGGCCGCCTGCATCCTCGCCACCACCGCCTGCTCGACCAAGGCGCAGGGCGACTCCGGCTCCTCCGGCGGCTCGGGCGACGTCAAGACCGACATCGGGGTCACCGACAGCGAGATCACCCTCGGCGTACAGACCGACATGAGCGGCGTGTTCAAGAGCATCGGCCTGGCCCTCTCGCACGGCAACGAGCTGTGGGCGGCGGACGTCAACGCCACGGGCGGCGTCTGCAACCGCAAGATCAAGCTCGACGTGCAGGACAACGCCTACAAGGCCGAGAACGCCATCCCGCTCTACGAGATCCAGAAGCCGAAGATCGCCGGCTACCTGCAGCTGATCGGCTCCCCGGTGCTCGCGGCGCTCAAGGCCAAGATCACCGCCGACAACGTGCTGACCATCCCCGCGGCGCAGGCGTCGGCGAACATGGACTCCCCCGCCGTCATGCTCATCGGCGCGACGTACGACATCGAGATGATCAACGGCCTGGCCTGGCTTGCCGAGCAGGGTCAGCTGAAGGACGGCGACAAGATCGGCCACATCTACGTCGACTCCGAGTACGGCCAGAACGGCCTGCTGGGCAGCAAGTCCTTCGCCAAGCAGCACGGCATCCAGGTGGTCGAGGCGGCGATCGGCGCGACCGACACCGACATGACCGCGACCATCACGAAGTTCAAGGAGGCCGGCGTCAAGACCATCGCGCTGACCACCACCCCGGCCGGGACGGCGTCCGCGGCCGTGCAGAACAAGGCGCAGGGCCTGAACGTCCCGATCATGGGCAACGACCCGACCTTCACGCCCAACATGATGACCGACCAGACGGTCGTCGCGGCGCTCGACGTCATGCACATCAGCGCCGCCACCGTCGGCTACGGCCACGACGTCCCGCTGGCGCAGAAGATCAAGAGCGAGTACACCGGCAAGTTCCAGGACCAGCCCAACTACGCCGTCAACGCCGGCTACATGGAAGGCCTCGTCTGGCAGGAGGTGCTGAAGCAGGCGTGCGCCGACGGCGACCTCACCCGCGCCGGCATCGTGAAGGCCCGCACGAAGGTCACCACGGTGGACGGCCAGGGCATCGCCGGCGACATGGACCTGTCGGATCCGGGCAACCCGACCACCCGCAAGACCTTCATCGAGCAGCCGGACGCCAGCAAGATCAACGAGGGCGGCCTGAAGGTCGTCGAGGAGCTCTACGAGTCGCAGGAGGCCAAGAAGTACAAGGCCCCGCACCAGAAGTAACGAACTTGGGAAGCGCCGGCACGACCAGCCAACGCGCCGGCGCTTCCCAGCTGATGGACACCTGTTCGCTATGCGGGCAGCCGATAGCTCCAGGCCAGGCCGCGTATTACGGTCTTGACACGAATGTCAAGTTCGCGGAACTCCCCGGTGTTGCTGTGATCGACGTCTCGATACCGTCATCCAGTTCTCATCACACACCCTGCAGGAGGGGCCCATGAACAAGCGTGTCCAGATTTTGTGCGGTCTCAGCGCGGCTCTCGCGTTGACGGTCACCGGCTGTTCCAACAAGGCCAAGGACGACACCTCGAGCTCCGGGGGCGGCTCGGGAAGCGTCAAGACCGATGTCGGCATCACCGACAAGGAGATCCTGCTGGGCGTCCAGTCCGACCTCTCCGGGGTGTTCAAGAGCATCGGCCTGGGTCTCACGCACGGCAACGAGATGTGGGCCAACGCGGTCAACTCCTCCGGCGGCGTCTGCGGCCGGCAGATCAAGCTCGACATCCAGGACAACGGCTACAAGGCCGACAACGCGGTCCCCCTCTACGAGACCCAGAAGACCAAGGTCGCCGGCTTCGTGCAGCTGATCGGCTCCCCGGTGCTGGCCGCGCTGAAGACGAAGATCGTGCAGGACCAGATCCTCACGATCCCGGCCGCGCAGGCCTCCAGCAACATGGGCGAGGCCGCGGTGCTGCTCATCGGTGCGACCTACGACGTCGAGATGGTCAACGGCCTGGCCTGGCTGCAGGAGCAGGGCAAGCTCGCCGACGGCGACAAGATCGGGCACATCTACATCGACTCCGAGTACGGCCAGAACGGCCTGCTGGGCTCCAAGGCGTACGCCAAGGACCACAAGATCCAGGTGGTCGAGGCCCCGGTCGCCGCGAGCGACACCGACCTGACCGCGACCATCACCAAGATGAAGTCCGAGGGCGTGAAGGCGATCGCGCTCACCGTCACCCCGGCCGGCACCGCGTCGGCCGCGGTGCAGAACGTCGCCCAGGGCCTGAACGTGCCGCTGCTGGGCAACGACCCGACGTTCAGCGCGGAGATCCTCAAGGACCAGACGGTCGCCAACGCGGTGAGCAAGAACATGTACGTGAGCGCCGGTACCGCGGCGTTCGGGGCCAAGGGCGAGCTGCTGGACAAGATCAAGGACGAGTACCTCAAGAAGTACCCCCAGGACACCCCCAACTACGCCGTGAACGCCGGCTACCTGGAGGGCCTGGTCTGGCAGGAGGTCCTCAAGCAGGCCTGCTCGGACGGCGACATGACCCGCGCCGGCCTCGTGAAGGCGCGCACCAAGGTCACCAACGTCAACGGCCAGGGCATCTCCGGGAACCTCGACCTGTCCGACCCGGGCAACCCGACGCCGCGCTCGACCTTCATCGAGCAGCCGGACCCGGCCACCGCGGCCCAGGGCGGGCTGAAGGTGCTCAAGGACGCCTACGAGTCGAAGGCGGCCAAGGACTACAAGGCGCCGCACCAGAAGTAACGCTGCATCTCCCGACGGAGGGCCGGACGCACCCGCGTCCGGCCCTCTTTCTCGTGGGCTGGGACGACGTCCGCATGGCGCACGCGTGTGAGGTGGATCGTACGACCTAGGTCACAATCTTGACACGAACGTAAAAGTGAGCGGGCGCTCGGTTGGCAGCGTGACCTACGTCTCGATAACCTCGCTGCTGCATCTCATCTCATACCCAGGCTGGGGGAACTCGATGAACAAGCGTGTACAGGCTGTCGCCGGACTCGGACTCGTCACCGCACTCGCGGTGACCGGCTGCAGCAACAAGGCCGACAACTCGTCCTCGGGCGGCGGCAAGAGCGGCAGCCTCAAGACCGACATCGGCGTCACGGACAAGGAGATCACGCTCGGCGTGCTGACCGACCTGTCCGGAGCATTCAAGGAGGGTGGCCTCGGCCAGACCCACGGCAACGAGCTGTGGGCCGCCGACGTCAACAAGGCCGGCGGCATCTGCGGCCGCCAGATCAAGCTCGACACACAGGACATGGGCTACAAGGCCGACAACGCGGTCCCGATGTACGCCACCATGAAGACCAAGGACCTCGGCATGCTGCAGCTGCTCGGCTCGCCGATCCTGGCCGCGCTCAAGCAGT
It contains:
- a CDS encoding ABC transporter substrate-binding protein, which gives rise to MNKRVQILCGLSAALALTVTGCSNKAKDDTSSSGGGSGSVKTDVGITDKEILLGVQSDLSGVFKSIGLGLTHGNEMWANAVNSSGGVCGRQIKLDIQDNGYKADNAVPLYETQKTKVAGFVQLIGSPVLAALKTKIVQDQILTIPAAQASSNMGEAAVLLIGATYDVEMVNGLAWLQEQGKLADGDKIGHIYIDSEYGQNGLLGSKAYAKDHKIQVVEAPVAASDTDLTATITKMKSEGVKAIALTVTPAGTASAAVQNVAQGLNVPLLGNDPTFSAEILKDQTVANAVSKNMYVSAGTAAFGAKGELLDKIKDEYLKKYPQDTPNYAVNAGYLEGLVWQEVLKQACSDGDMTRAGLVKARTKVTNVNGQGISGNLDLSDPGNPTPRSTFIEQPDPATAAQGGLKVLKDAYESKAAKDYKAPHQK
- a CDS encoding ABC transporter substrate-binding protein — translated: MKRMTTAVGAGLTAACILATTACSTKAQGDSGSSGGSGDVKTDIGVTDSEITLGVQTDMSGVFKSIGLALSHGNELWAADVNATGGVCNRKIKLDVQDNAYKAENAIPLYEIQKPKIAGYLQLIGSPVLAALKAKITADNVLTIPAAQASANMDSPAVMLIGATYDIEMINGLAWLAEQGQLKDGDKIGHIYVDSEYGQNGLLGSKSFAKQHGIQVVEAAIGATDTDMTATITKFKEAGVKTIALTTTPAGTASAAVQNKAQGLNVPIMGNDPTFTPNMMTDQTVVAALDVMHISAATVGYGHDVPLAQKIKSEYTGKFQDQPNYAVNAGYMEGLVWQEVLKQACADGDLTRAGIVKARTKVTTVDGQGIAGDMDLSDPGNPTTRKTFIEQPDASKINEGGLKVVEELYESQEAKKYKAPHQK